In a genomic window of Leucoraja erinacea ecotype New England unplaced genomic scaffold, Leri_hhj_1 Leri_181S, whole genome shotgun sequence:
- the LOC129716181 gene encoding SUN domain-containing protein 2-like has protein sequence METHSAAVRAGIIKEVKSIVEQALKLYSADRVGLVDYALESAGGSVIHTRCTETLETKTALLSLFGFPLWYQSRSPRAVIRPEVHPGNCWPFKGSQGFVVIELAVRIRPTAFTLEHIPRSISPSGSIRSAPQDFSVYGLDDENQAEGVLLGQYTYNEEGDSIQTFEVQVWKCIKDH, from the exons ATGGAGACACACTCGGCAGCTGTCAGAGCAGGGATTATTAAG GAAGTGAAAAGCATTGTGGAGCAAGCCTTGAAACTGTACAGCGCTGACAGGGTTGGATTGGTGGATTATGCACTGGAATCTGCTG GTGGCAGTGTGATCCACACACGCTGCACAGAGACGTTAGAGACCAAGACTGCTCTTCTTAGTCTGTTTGGCTTTCCACTGTGGTACCAATCTCGGTCACCCAGAGCTGTCATTCGG CCGGAGGTTCATCCTGGGAACTGTTGGCCATTTAAAGGTTCCCAAGGCTTTGTTGTCATCGAGCTTGCTGTCCGGATCAGGCCTACAGCCTTTACCCTAGAGCACATTCCCAGATCCATTTCTCCTAGTGGATCAATTAGAAGTGCCCCTCAAGACTTCTCTGTTTAT GGCTTGGATGATGAAAATCAAGCCGAAGGGGTCCTATTGGGACAATACACGTATAATGAGGAAGGGGATTCCATCCAGACGTTTGAGGTGCAGGTATGGAAGTGCATAAAGGATCATTGA